The following coding sequences are from one Acipenser ruthenus chromosome 7, fAciRut3.2 maternal haplotype, whole genome shotgun sequence window:
- the LOC117414932 gene encoding protein mono-ADP-ribosyltransferase TIPARP-like, which produces MSHPNAVTTAPCGTDQFANLPMNMCGIPPKKRKCDFQMTGNQLVTLISPTEIVLKLPQNTSASFPIWGLIQASQAEGVWNVTPYKIDIRIVPLNAFKPEVSEPSDQVAEHQQRSGSSFFIVRESVPNWGSIFYDPVQESTFDQQYQIGKTQICDQFLLGCCSLDLRCPLHHTPFPFHWQLRRRARYQWVSVSQSAQIHLEKLYCNTDSDEAILNLLDNVFTLNFDSMTVCDSDNYDEVRRFSNTTKSDCNPHFPTVWKMYWRNDYDLFVEYDESISRQLEDAIQNRALKYTFTQTGRQYEVDFSNLNQKNIATGFIREIRRRPVFRFLPALQPHLKTLSPNVFPGHGEAQPQVCLADPLEEFTCWYPPVWRPGPTEEEFTKIEVKLYEKAYLKVYELFHKTLSEADVEIVNIYQIQNTFQWDKYRRQKEYMLAKCGENKECTIERHLFHGTTTDAVDRICKNNFDPRVSGKNGSVYGRGSYFAQNASYSNDFAKPTKDGFQYMFLAKVLVGKKDTGKSGYNRPPPLLPENPKSDLYDSCVNNPTDPTIFVIFDSCQCYPYYLIKYRVMSDVVNISEWNM; this is translated from the exons ATGTCCCACCCTAATGCTGTGACAACAGCTCCCTGCGGGACTGACCAGTTTGCCAATCTGCCGATGAACATGTGTGGCATTCcaccaaagaaaagaaaatgtgattTTCAAATGACCGGAAACCAGCTTGTTACTCTCATTAGTCCAACCGAAATAGTTTTGAAATTACCTCAGAATACCTCAGCCAGCTTTCCCATTTGGGGTTTGATACAAGCATCCCAAGCTGAGGGGGTTTGGAATGTGACACCTTATAAAATAGACATAAGGATAGTTCCTTTAAATGCCTTTAAACCTGAGGTTTCAGAGCCTAGCGACCAGGTGGCTGAGCACCAACAAAGAAGTGGTAGCTCGTTTTTCATAGTACGTGAATCAGTCCCTAATTGGGGCTCCATCTTTTATGACCCGGTTCAAGAATCGACCTTTGATCAGCAGTACCAAATAGGCAAGACACAAATCTGCGACCAGTTCCTTTTAGGATGTTGCTCCCTGGATTTGCGATGCCCTCTGCACCACACACCGTTTCCCTTCCACTGGCAGCTGAGACGGAGGGCTAGGTATCAGTGGGTCAGTGTGTCCCAGTCAGCACAGATTCACCTTGAGAAGCTTTACTGCAATACTGACAGCGATGAAGCAATTCTGAACCTACT TGACAACGTCTTCACCCTgaattttgacagcatgacagtTTGTGATTCTGACAATTATGATGAAGTAAGAAGGTTCTCAAACACAACCAAATCTGACTGTAATCCACACTTTCCTACTGTGTGGAAGATGTACTGGAGGAATGATTATGACTTATTCGTTGAATATGATGAG TCTATTTCAAGGCAGCTGGAAGATGCAATTCAGAACAGAGCCCTCAAGTACACATTCACACAAACAGGTCGACAGTATGAGGTGGACTTCTCCAACCTCAATCAAAAGAACATAGCGACAGGATTCATCCGTGAAATAAGACGAAGACCTGTCTTCCGGTTCCTGCCGGCACTGCAGCCTCATCTAAA GACTTTGAGCCCTAATGTTTTTCCAGGACATGGGGAAGCGCAGCCTCAGGTTTGTTTGGCTGACCCTCTAGAAGAATTCACATGTTGGTATCCCCCTGTCTGGAGACCTGGGCCCACAGAGGAGGAGTTCACGAAGATTGAAGTCAAACTCTATGAAAAGGCCTACCTGAAAGTCTATGAGCTGTTCCACAAAACCTTATCCGAGGCAGATGTAGAGATTGTGAACATCTACCAAATCCAGAACACTTTTCAGTGGGATAAATATAGAAG acAAAAAGAATACATGCTAGCCAAATGTGGTGAAAATAAGGAATGCACCATTGAGCGTCATTTATTCCATGGAACTACAACAGATGCCGTGGATAGAATCTGTAAGAACAACTTTGACCCCCGTGTTTCAGGAAAGAATGGGAGTGTGTACGGCAGAGGAAGCTACTTCGCACAGAATGCCAGCTACTCCAATGACTTTGCAAAACCAACTAAGGATGGATTTCAGTATATGTTTTTGGCCAAAGTTTTGGTTGGAAAGAAGGATACTGGAAAGTCTGGCTACAACCGACCACCGCCTCTTTTACCAGAGAATCCAAAAAGTGATTTATACGACTCCTGCGTAAATAACCCCACGGACCCAacaatatttgttatttttgacAGCTGCCAGTGTTACCCTTACTACCTCATCAAATATAGGGTTATGTCTGATGTTGTCAATATATCTGAATGGAATATGTAG
- the LOC117415629 gene encoding protein mono-ADP-ribosyltransferase PARP12-like isoform X1: MSVSCLTNYVTKTICSNGGSMEYRELHRLVTHYFRNMDHTFIQILGDTSRFFIVNSTKVKTAESGLCPDSKIIAKTLVQLCNHYPEGNCYNCGRLHLCKFFVYQNCKYDNERNKCRNSHDLHSVHNSNILRANQLQGLQEAELSQLLLQNDPSLLPEVCAHYNKGNGEYGSCTFKTKCTKLHICQHFLQGNCKFGQQCKRSHKFDANAQEMLEGRGLSAELISNLPSIYNNIYTINCSTGSSAGKKVRTRESSESSISDVDSDEICLFYIRKHCSFKEKCIRVHFHLPYKWEVYNGLTWNDFPNMEEIEKAYCDPENTTSDGSPPVNFLTMTLGSAKVRRLSTASSVTKPPHFILTTEWVWYWKDQCGVWIEYGKQDDGQNVSSVNTEVLENVFLVDGDGVVPFSSGGQQYTLSFKDMYQKNLKYKTKTEVRRRPRFVSSKAVDIKIKRDSSETQSSNAMSVPSHWDQGALPKFRYKLIELSKSSGEFQHVEGLFKRTMAAATVHKIQRIQNPSLWKVFQWQKEQMKKKNGGESVDEKFLFHGTEQSLLDAICEQNFDWRICGVQGSLYGKGSYFARDALYSHNYSKTRTGTQILFVARVLVGEFTRGKSNYVRPPPKDGNNTSFYNSCVDSKSNPSIFVIFEKHQIYPEYLIEYH; this comes from the exons ATGTCAGTTTCCTGCCTAACCAACTATGTCACAAAAACTATCTGCTCCAATGGAGGGTCCATGGAATACAGGGAACTTCACAGACTAGTAACTCATTACTTCAGGAACATGGACCACACCTTCATTCAGATCCTGGGAGACACTAGTAGGTTTTTTATAGTTAACAGCACCAAGGTAAAGACTGCAGAGAGTGGGCTGTGTCCTGACAGTAAAATCATTGCTAAAACCTTGGTACAGTTGTGCAACCACTATCCAGAAGGGAACTGTTATAATTGCGGACGTCTTCATCTTTGTAAATTTTTTGTTTATCAGAACTGCAAGTATGACAATGAAAG GAATAAATGCAGAAACTCACATGACCTTCATTCAGTCCACAACAGTAACATCTTGAGAGCTAATCAGCTTCAGGGTCTGCAGGAGGCTGAGTTATCCCAGTTACTGCTCCAGAATGACCCCTCTCTTCTGCCTGAG GTGTGTGCACACTACAATAAGGGCAATGGGGAATATGGATCATGTACCTTCAAAACAAAATGCACCAAACTCCACATATGCCAACACTTTCTGCAAGGAAACTGTAAATTTGGACAGCAATGTAAGAGGAGCCACAAGTTTGATGCAAATGCTCAGGAAATGCTGGAGGGCCGGGGTCTCAGTGCAGAACTAATATCCAACCTGCcttcaatatataacaatatcTACACCATTAACTGTAGCACTGGCAGCAGTGCAG GAAAGAAAGTGCGTACAAGGGAATCATCAGAAAGCTCCATCAGTGATGTGGACAGTGATGAAATCTGCCTTTTTTACAtcaggaaacactgcagttttaaag AAAAGTGCATTCGCGTCCACTTCCATCTGCCCTACAAATGGGAAGTGTATAACGGGTTGACCTGGAATGACTTTCCAAACATGGAAGAGATTGAAAAGGCTTACTGTGACCCAGAAAACACAACCAG TGATGGATCTCCACCAGTCAATTTCCTCACAATGACTCTGGGATCAGCTAAAGTCAGACGCCTTTCCACAGCTTCCTCAGTCACTAAGCCCCCACACTTCATCCTGACTACCGAATGGGTCTGGTACTGGAAAGACCAATGTGGTGTGTGGATTGAATATGGAAAGCAA GACGATGGTCAGAACGTCTCATCAGTCAACACTGAAGTCTTGGAGAATGTGTTTCTAGTTGATGGGGATGGTGTTGTTCCATTCAGCTCAGGTGGTCAGCAGTACACCCTCAGCTTTAAAG ACATGTATCAAAAGAacctgaaatacaaaacaaaaacggaGGTGCGGAGAAGGCCTAGATTTGTTTCTTCCAAAGCTGTGGACATCAAGATAAAGCg TGACTCTTCAGAGACACAAAGCTCAAATGCTATGTCTGTTCCGAGTCACTGGGACCAAGGTGCCTTGCCTAAATTTAGATACaag CTGATTGAACTTTCCAAATCCTCTGGGGAATTTCAACATGTTGAAGGTCTCTTCAAGCGGACCATGGCTGCAGCGACCGTTCATAAGATTCAAAGGATCCAAAACCCCTCTCTCTGGAAAGTGTTCCAGTG GCAAAAAGAACAAATGAAGAAGAAAAATGGAGGGGAGAGTGTGGATGAGAAATTTCTATTCCATGGTACAGAGCAAAGCCTATTAGATGCCATCTGTGAGCAAAACTTTGACTGGAGAATCTGTGGAGTCCAGGGCTCACTGTATGGGAAAG GAAGCTACTTTGCAAGGGATGCCTTATATTCTCACAACTATTCCAAGACCAGAACCGGTACCCAGATCCTCTTTGTGGCTCGGGTGCTGGTTGGAGAGTTTACCAGAGGAAAAAGCAACTATGTACGCCCTCCCCCCAAAGATGGCAACAATACCAGCTTTTACAACAGCTGCGTAGACTCCAAGTCTAACCCttccatttttgtaatttttgagaAACACCAGATTTATCCAGAGTACCTAATTGAGTACCATTAG
- the LOC117415629 gene encoding protein mono-ADP-ribosyltransferase PARP12-like isoform X2, with amino-acid sequence MLEGRGLSAELISNLPSIYNNIYTINCSTGSSAGKKVRTRESSESSISDVDSDEICLFYIRKHCSFKEKCIRVHFHLPYKWEVYNGLTWNDFPNMEEIEKAYCDPENTTSDGSPPVNFLTMTLGSAKVRRLSTASSVTKPPHFILTTEWVWYWKDQCGVWIEYGKQDDGQNVSSVNTEVLENVFLVDGDGVVPFSSGGQQYTLSFKDMYQKNLKYKTKTEVRRRPRFVSSKAVDIKIKRDSSETQSSNAMSVPSHWDQGALPKFRYKLIELSKSSGEFQHVEGLFKRTMAAATVHKIQRIQNPSLWKVFQWQKEQMKKKNGGESVDEKFLFHGTEQSLLDAICEQNFDWRICGVQGSLYGKGSYFARDALYSHNYSKTRTGTQILFVARVLVGEFTRGKSNYVRPPPKDGNNTSFYNSCVDSKSNPSIFVIFEKHQIYPEYLIEYH; translated from the exons ATGCTGGAGGGCCGGGGTCTCAGTGCAGAACTAATATCCAACCTGCcttcaatatataacaatatcTACACCATTAACTGTAGCACTGGCAGCAGTGCAG GAAAGAAAGTGCGTACAAGGGAATCATCAGAAAGCTCCATCAGTGATGTGGACAGTGATGAAATCTGCCTTTTTTACAtcaggaaacactgcagttttaaag AAAAGTGCATTCGCGTCCACTTCCATCTGCCCTACAAATGGGAAGTGTATAACGGGTTGACCTGGAATGACTTTCCAAACATGGAAGAGATTGAAAAGGCTTACTGTGACCCAGAAAACACAACCAG TGATGGATCTCCACCAGTCAATTTCCTCACAATGACTCTGGGATCAGCTAAAGTCAGACGCCTTTCCACAGCTTCCTCAGTCACTAAGCCCCCACACTTCATCCTGACTACCGAATGGGTCTGGTACTGGAAAGACCAATGTGGTGTGTGGATTGAATATGGAAAGCAA GACGATGGTCAGAACGTCTCATCAGTCAACACTGAAGTCTTGGAGAATGTGTTTCTAGTTGATGGGGATGGTGTTGTTCCATTCAGCTCAGGTGGTCAGCAGTACACCCTCAGCTTTAAAG ACATGTATCAAAAGAacctgaaatacaaaacaaaaacggaGGTGCGGAGAAGGCCTAGATTTGTTTCTTCCAAAGCTGTGGACATCAAGATAAAGCg TGACTCTTCAGAGACACAAAGCTCAAATGCTATGTCTGTTCCGAGTCACTGGGACCAAGGTGCCTTGCCTAAATTTAGATACaag CTGATTGAACTTTCCAAATCCTCTGGGGAATTTCAACATGTTGAAGGTCTCTTCAAGCGGACCATGGCTGCAGCGACCGTTCATAAGATTCAAAGGATCCAAAACCCCTCTCTCTGGAAAGTGTTCCAGTG GCAAAAAGAACAAATGAAGAAGAAAAATGGAGGGGAGAGTGTGGATGAGAAATTTCTATTCCATGGTACAGAGCAAAGCCTATTAGATGCCATCTGTGAGCAAAACTTTGACTGGAGAATCTGTGGAGTCCAGGGCTCACTGTATGGGAAAG GAAGCTACTTTGCAAGGGATGCCTTATATTCTCACAACTATTCCAAGACCAGAACCGGTACCCAGATCCTCTTTGTGGCTCGGGTGCTGGTTGGAGAGTTTACCAGAGGAAAAAGCAACTATGTACGCCCTCCCCCCAAAGATGGCAACAATACCAGCTTTTACAACAGCTGCGTAGACTCCAAGTCTAACCCttccatttttgtaatttttgagaAACACCAGATTTATCCAGAGTACCTAATTGAGTACCATTAG
- the LOC117415627 gene encoding protein mono-ADP-ribosyltransferase PARP12-like isoform X2, which produces MSNDKIVRYATRLLCSHQGSLEYRQLHRHVCNSFDISDYGLCYILRECCRFAVVGGTEDRTSYTEISPDCRIIARTAVRLCKDYPKDRCADCEEGLHLCKYFVYGNCRFGKGRKPCRYSHELSSGHNYEVLRNYHLLDLDQDELFMLLLQNDPSLLPEVCVHYNKGSGPYGACTFKASCTKLHICQHFVQGDCMFGYKCKRSHRIELDDQKKLEERGITRENIHNLPSIYRNIYDLKNCSISSIEGEITDTSQGPSVSERESNEICLHYIRKQCSFQEKCIHVHFHLPYKWEVYDKSSWVELHHMEEIEKAFCDPENTHSEGSRPVDFLEMTRNSAPVRRLSTASSVTKPPHYILTTEWVWYCKGENGKWIEYGLPDEKRKVSSVTSKELEQAYLADNNAEIILTKGHRQYTLSFKDMYQRNPKHNTKRKVRRRPRFVSEKAVENKRMGKSDFALASSSTTKSFPENWDMDAVPETGYKEFKEIQDLFLKKMTTATIHKIERIQNPSLWEVYQWQKEQMKKKNGGKDVDEQLLFHGTQKSLVDAICSQNFDWRICGVHGTAYGKGSYFARDASYSHSYTMCTSGHRIMFVARVLVGEATAGKTSYLRPPSKDGNDTTFYDSCVDNKYNPSIFIIFEKHQIYPEYVIEYSKYGRTRGMNV; this is translated from the exons ATGTCTAACGACAAAATTGTCCGATATGCCACACGGCTCCTTTGTTCCCATCAAGGCTCTTTGGAGTACAGGCAGCTTCACAGGCACGTTTGCAACAGTTTTGACATTTCAGACTACGGCCTGTGCTACATCTTGAGGGAATGCTGTAGGTTTGCTGTTGTTGGTGGCACTGAAGACAGGACGTCATATACAGAGATCAGCCCGGACTGCAGGATAATTGCAAGAACAGCAGTGAGACTGTGCAAGGACTATCCGAAAGACAGATGTGCTGACTGCGAAGAAGGGCTTCATCTttgcaaatattttgtttatgGTAACTGCAGATTTGGCAAAGGAAG GAAACCGTGCCGGTACTCACACGAACTTAGTTCAGGCCACAATTATGAGGTCCTGAGAAATTATCATCTTCTTGATCTGGATCAAGATGAGCTTTTTATGCTGCTTCTACAGAATGACCCCTCTCTTTTACCTGAG GTGTGTGTGCATTACAACAAGGGAAGTGGACCCTATGGAGCTTGTACATTCAAAGCAAGCTGCACCAAACTTCACATCTGCCAACACTTTGTGCAAGGTGACTGCATGTTCGGCTATAAATGCAAGAGATCCCACAGGATTGAGTTGGATGATCAGAAAAAGCTGGAGGAGAGGGGGATCACCAGAGAGAATATTCATAATCTGCCCTCTATATACAGGAATATTTACGACTTAAAAAACTGCAGCATCAGCTCCATTGAGG GAGAAATCACAGACACATCACAGGGGCCATCAGTAAGTGAACGAGAGAGCAATGAAATCTGCCTCCATTACATCAGGaaacaatgcagttttcaag aaaagTGCATTCACGTCCACTTTCATCTGCCCTACAAATGGGAAGTGTATGATAAGTCATCTTGGGTAGAGCTCCACCACATGGAAGAAATTGAAAAGGCTTTTTGTGACCCGGAAAATACCCACAG TGAAGGGTCTCGGCCGGTAGACTTCCTGGAAATGACACGAAACTCAGCTCCAGTCAGACGCCTCTCCACAGCTTCCTCTGTTACCAAACCACCGCACTACATCCTGACCACAGAATGGGTCTGGTACTGCAAGGGTGAAAACGGCAAGTGGATTGAATACGGACTGCCA GATGAAAAACGCAAAGTCTCTTCTGTTACTTCTAAGGAGTTGGAGCAAGCATACCTAGCAGATAACAATGCTGAAATTATCCTGACTAAAGGGCATCGCCAGTACACGCTCAGTTTTAAAG ACATGTATCAACGGAACCCAAAACATAATACGAAGAGGAAGGTGCGGAGAAGGCCCAGATTTGTTTCTGAAAAAGCAGTGGAAAACAAGAGAATGGG caaaagtgACTTCGCTCTGGCATCGAGCTCCACCACAAAATCATTTCCAGAGAACTGGGACATGGATGCTGTGCCTGAGACTGGATACAAG GAATTCAAGGAAATTCAAGATCTCTTTCTGAAGAAAATGACCACGGCCACCATCCATAAAATCGAAAGAATTCAAAACCCATCTCTCTGGGAAGTGTATCAATG GCAAAAGGAACAGATGAAGAAGAAAAATGGAGGGAAGGATGTTGATGAGCAATTGTTATTCCACGGTACACAGAAATCTCTTGTAGATGCCATCTGCAGCCAAAACTTTGACTGGAGAATCTGTGGAGTCCATGGGACTGCCTATGGGAAAG GGAGTTACTTTGCAAGGGACGCCTCGTATTCCCACAGTTATACCATGTGCACATCTGGACACCGGATCATGTTTGTGGCTCGAGTGCTGGTTGGAGAGGCGACTGCAGGAAAAACCAGCTATTTACGCCCCCCTTCTAAAGATGGCAATGACACAACCTTTTACGACAGCTGCGTGGACAATAAATACAACCCTTCCATTTTTATCATCTTCGAGAAACACCAAATTTATCCAGAATATGTGATAGAGTACAGTAAGTATGGCAGAACACGGGGGATGAACGTGTAA
- the LOC117415627 gene encoding protein mono-ADP-ribosyltransferase PARP12-like isoform X1 yields the protein MSNDKIVRYATRLLCSHQGSLEYRQLHRHVCNSFDISDYGLCYILRECCRFAVVGGTEDRTSYTEISPDCRIIARTAVRLCKDYPKDRCADCEEGLHLCKYFVYGNCRFGKGRKPCRYSHELSSGHNYEVLRNYHLLDLDQDELFMLLLQNDPSLLPEVCVHYNKGSGPYGACTFKASCTKLHICQHFVQGDCMFGYKCKRSHRIELDDQKKLEERGITRENIHNLPSIYRNIYDLKNCSISSIEGEITDTSQGPSVSERESNEICLHYIRKQCSFQEKCIHVHFHLPYKWEVYDKSSWVELHHMEEIEKAFCDPENTHSEGSRPVDFLEMTRNSAPVRRLSTASSVTKPPHYILTTEWVWYCKGENGKWIEYGLPDEKRKVSSVTSKELEQAYLADNNAEIILTKGHRQYTLSFKDMYQRNPKHNTKRKVRRRPRFVSEKAVENKRMGKSDFALASSSTTKSFPENWDMDAVPETGYKLIQLSFSSEEFKEIQDLFLKKMTTATIHKIERIQNPSLWEVYQWQKEQMKKKNGGKDVDEQLLFHGTQKSLVDAICSQNFDWRICGVHGTAYGKGSYFARDASYSHSYTMCTSGHRIMFVARVLVGEATAGKTSYLRPPSKDGNDTTFYDSCVDNKYNPSIFIIFEKHQIYPEYVIEYSKYGRTRGMNV from the exons ATGTCTAACGACAAAATTGTCCGATATGCCACACGGCTCCTTTGTTCCCATCAAGGCTCTTTGGAGTACAGGCAGCTTCACAGGCACGTTTGCAACAGTTTTGACATTTCAGACTACGGCCTGTGCTACATCTTGAGGGAATGCTGTAGGTTTGCTGTTGTTGGTGGCACTGAAGACAGGACGTCATATACAGAGATCAGCCCGGACTGCAGGATAATTGCAAGAACAGCAGTGAGACTGTGCAAGGACTATCCGAAAGACAGATGTGCTGACTGCGAAGAAGGGCTTCATCTttgcaaatattttgtttatgGTAACTGCAGATTTGGCAAAGGAAG GAAACCGTGCCGGTACTCACACGAACTTAGTTCAGGCCACAATTATGAGGTCCTGAGAAATTATCATCTTCTTGATCTGGATCAAGATGAGCTTTTTATGCTGCTTCTACAGAATGACCCCTCTCTTTTACCTGAG GTGTGTGTGCATTACAACAAGGGAAGTGGACCCTATGGAGCTTGTACATTCAAAGCAAGCTGCACCAAACTTCACATCTGCCAACACTTTGTGCAAGGTGACTGCATGTTCGGCTATAAATGCAAGAGATCCCACAGGATTGAGTTGGATGATCAGAAAAAGCTGGAGGAGAGGGGGATCACCAGAGAGAATATTCATAATCTGCCCTCTATATACAGGAATATTTACGACTTAAAAAACTGCAGCATCAGCTCCATTGAGG GAGAAATCACAGACACATCACAGGGGCCATCAGTAAGTGAACGAGAGAGCAATGAAATCTGCCTCCATTACATCAGGaaacaatgcagttttcaag aaaagTGCATTCACGTCCACTTTCATCTGCCCTACAAATGGGAAGTGTATGATAAGTCATCTTGGGTAGAGCTCCACCACATGGAAGAAATTGAAAAGGCTTTTTGTGACCCGGAAAATACCCACAG TGAAGGGTCTCGGCCGGTAGACTTCCTGGAAATGACACGAAACTCAGCTCCAGTCAGACGCCTCTCCACAGCTTCCTCTGTTACCAAACCACCGCACTACATCCTGACCACAGAATGGGTCTGGTACTGCAAGGGTGAAAACGGCAAGTGGATTGAATACGGACTGCCA GATGAAAAACGCAAAGTCTCTTCTGTTACTTCTAAGGAGTTGGAGCAAGCATACCTAGCAGATAACAATGCTGAAATTATCCTGACTAAAGGGCATCGCCAGTACACGCTCAGTTTTAAAG ACATGTATCAACGGAACCCAAAACATAATACGAAGAGGAAGGTGCGGAGAAGGCCCAGATTTGTTTCTGAAAAAGCAGTGGAAAACAAGAGAATGGG caaaagtgACTTCGCTCTGGCATCGAGCTCCACCACAAAATCATTTCCAGAGAACTGGGACATGGATGCTGTGCCTGAGACTGGATACAAG ttgATTCAACTTTCTTTCTCCTCCGAGGAATTCAAGGAAATTCAAGATCTCTTTCTGAAGAAAATGACCACGGCCACCATCCATAAAATCGAAAGAATTCAAAACCCATCTCTCTGGGAAGTGTATCAATG GCAAAAGGAACAGATGAAGAAGAAAAATGGAGGGAAGGATGTTGATGAGCAATTGTTATTCCACGGTACACAGAAATCTCTTGTAGATGCCATCTGCAGCCAAAACTTTGACTGGAGAATCTGTGGAGTCCATGGGACTGCCTATGGGAAAG GGAGTTACTTTGCAAGGGACGCCTCGTATTCCCACAGTTATACCATGTGCACATCTGGACACCGGATCATGTTTGTGGCTCGAGTGCTGGTTGGAGAGGCGACTGCAGGAAAAACCAGCTATTTACGCCCCCCTTCTAAAGATGGCAATGACACAACCTTTTACGACAGCTGCGTGGACAATAAATACAACCCTTCCATTTTTATCATCTTCGAGAAACACCAAATTTATCCAGAATATGTGATAGAGTACAGTAAGTATGGCAGAACACGGGGGATGAACGTGTAA
- the LOC117414468 gene encoding thromboxane-A synthase-like, with the protein MVISETLRMYPPGFRFTRDAAKDWNVNGHFIPAGATIEIPAGYIHYDPEYWPEPEKFIPERFTTEAKSQRHPFTYLPFGAGPRSCIAMRLALLEAKIAMILGCPEIHLSNGPRD; encoded by the exons ATGGTTATCTCTGAGACCTTACGGATGTACCCACCTGGATTTAG GTTCACCCGTGATGCTGCCAAGGACTGGAACGTAAATGGTCACTTCATTCCAGCTGGTGCTACAATTGAGATACCTGCCGGTTATATCCACTATGATCCTGAATACTGGCCAGAGCCAGAGAAATTCATCCCGGAGAG GTTCACAACTGAAGCCAAATCCCAAAGGCATCCTTTCACATACCTTCCATTCGGAGCCGGACCCCGAAGCTGCATTGCAATGAGGCTAGCTTTACTGGAGGCAAAGATAGCCATGATTTTGGGCTGTCCAGAAATTCACCTTTCAAACGGGcccagagactaa